CCATTTTTTCAAAATCGAATAAGACGTTCGACTCTTCTTCATTGAAATAATGTGTCTGAATTTTTTGGCCTTTGTAGATAAAAAGTTGATTTACAATATGCGCTTTGGTTTCTGTAAAGCAGTCAATTTTTATATCTAATTTAGAAATATCTTTAGGCATATCAGCTACATTTAAAGTAGCTCTGGTGTAATGCCCTCCTAAAATAATTTGTTCACCATTGAGCAAAAAATTATCATGTCCATCAGTTAACAAAATTCCATCTGAAAGATATTTCATTACGCTTTCTTTGAAATTTGAGCTAGTGAGACTTTCGTCTGCGAGTTCTGGGTGTAGCGCTATTACCTTTTCGTAAATGGCAGCAGTTTTCATAACTACATCCAGCTCCCAATGCTGATTTTCGTATTTGAGATTGTATTTTGTGTCTACCACAACATGAGCCTTTGCTGCTGTGCAAAAGACACACAGCAGTAGTATTATTGTTAATTTGTTCATAGTTAGATTTATGGCTGTACTTTAAAGTCTTCAGAAGGTGTGCCTGCAAAGCATCTTGGTATAGATGGAAATTCATCGGTAATGTAATATACATAAGTGCCATCTGGAAATTCGGGAGTTTTTGCCCAACGGCCATTACATTCATCTAAATCTCCTTGTCCGTCTATAAATTCATAATCTGCCACATAAGAACCGTCGTAAGCTCCATCTGGCGCAATTACACCATCTCCTGGGCGGCAACCTGCTTTTACAGAATAGCTAGAGGTGAGGGCTACAATACTACTATTGGCATTGTCTGGGTCAGCATATCCATACTTATAATAAATAGGAAAACCATCTGCTGCATAACCAAGTAAAGCTGAATGGCTTGCTCCATCTTCTATAGTTTTAATGTATTCGATTGGAGTTCCATGATAGTGATACCTAGAGAGGTCATGGGCATTATTGCAATCGTAAGTTAAACCTGCATTTGAGCTTAATACTTCTAGGTTCCACTCATAATTTTGATCACCTGTAGAGAGGTCTAGCCAACCTTCGGCTGCTACCGGATCGAAAGGAACACCAGTTTTAGCAATGCCAAATACCCAACCTAAGTAACCAGTTTTTCCATTGTAACTGGTATTGGCTACAGGTGTAGTTTCATTAGCCAATGTAGGAGTGGCAGTAAAAGTAAATATTTTCTGATTGGCGGTTACATTCCCCAGTACTTTGTGAGGTGGTATATAATTAAATGTAACTTCAACTGTGTTGCCAACAGTTTTTAATTCGTAAATGCTGCTAGCACTAGGGGTATTGTTACAAGCTGTCCCATTATCAATTTCATAAGTGACAGAGTTAATACAAGTTTCTTCTTCTGATTGAATGTCATTTTCGTCACCACTGTCGTCACAAGAAATGAGAGATAAACATAAGCCGATTAAGAAAAGTAGAGGGAGTTTTAGATATTTCATATATGGTTGTTTTGATTGAACTCCCTTTAGACCAGCTTAAATTAAAAACCCTTCGGGTGTGGCGTTTTTTTTTTTGTTTCTAGTAAAAGTTTTTCGAGTGCTTTATCTACAAACTCCTCATAACCAATATATTGATTGTCTTTTAAAATTGACTTAACTTCTTCAAAATGTTCGTAAGTCACCTCAATTTTTTCTTTTTCCAGTTTATTTACTTCTCCAATTAGTTTGTTAGCGTTGGTGGTATCATTTTTTTCGAGCAATTTGCCAAAATATACTTTTAGTATTTCTTTTTGCTTCATCTCTATTGCTCGCATCTGTCGGTTGTGCTTTTTTGTGAGCTCTATAAATTGTGATTTTTGCTGTTCGTCGAGTTGTAAAATATTAGCAGCAACCTCTCTAAAAGCTCTTCTCTCATTCGGATGCAAAGTGTTACCTAACCTATGAGGCTGGGGTTTATTTATAACCAAGAAAGTTAGTAGACCAATGTTGAGCAAAATCATAGCTATTAATGCCCACTTGTAAAATTGGATGTGTTTATCATTCATAGATACTAAAATCATTTACCAGTGTGAATGTTTCAGTAGCAGGCTTTGGCGAAGATGTATTTTCATTATTTCCTGCCATCATAAAGCGGCTTAAAACAAGCACATTAATTACAACCAAAATAATTGCAATGGCTGCTGCCACATTTAAGGGGGCAAAAGAAACCTGTTTGGTTTCGGATAAATTTATTCTTCTTTCGATATCTGGTAGTAGGTTCCGGTTAGGCTTTGCCTTTTCCATGCCTTCTAAGCTGTTCAGTATATCTTCTTTCCAGTTATTTTGAACGTCGTTAAATTCTTGATCTTTGTCCATTCTTGTATAGTTTATTATTGTTAGACAGCTGTTATTTATTTTTCCTTCGGTTGGGTGCAAAAAAATCTAATTTTTTTCTCAGGTTCTTTTTCGCCCTTTGCAAAAGAGATTCAACTGCCTTTAGCGATATTTCCATAATATCTGCTACTTCCTGTTGAGGTAAGTCTTCAACATAACATAAAATAAATGCAGTTTTTTGATTATCTGGCAATGATTGGATGGTTTTGAATAGAATTTTAGATTTTTCTTTATTTTCTAGCAATACACCTGGGTGCTCAAAATCCGGTTTATTGGTATCTGGTTTTCCAAACCTGAAAATAGCAAATCGGTTTTTCTTTTTAAGAAAATTGAGCGAAGTATTAACAGTAATTCTGTATATCCATGTGCTTACTTGAGATTGTCCTTTAAAGTTAGCTGCATACTGATGAATTTTCACAAAAACATCTTGAGTGATTTCTTCTGCATCGCCCTCATTTTGTACATATCCAAGCGCAGTATTGTAAACTTTTACATGGAATGCCAAATACAATTCCTGAAAAGCTTTTTTATCGCCCAACACTACAGCCTGAATAATGTCTTCGTGACTATTCATTTAATTAAATGCGATGTACTTCATACCCTTTTATTAATCAAAAAATACCTTTATTAGGAAAAGGTTAGGGCATATAGATTAAATGGAACAATTTCTTTTGTTAATTGACAACAGGAAATTAAGCTAAAAGTATATAATTAGCACTAATAGTAAATGCTAAAATCTATAATGCTTCCCTTTTTTAACACAATCTGAATTTTAGCATTGTAATCTAGCCCATGTTTTAATTAATATCTTTTCAGTATTTTGGCGATGTATAAACTATTGAAATATTACCTGAATAAAAATGCCAAAAAAGATAATCCGGTCTTTGTGCTTGTTTACAGAGAAACTAGCATCTGACGCTAATGATAAACTAACTGAGTTACAAAAAAAATTAGAAGCTGAGGGTTTTTTGATTCAAACAAAGCGAATCTGTACGAATGGAAAAGACTTTGCAAAACTGGAATTATTCTATCCCGAGAAAGATATATTATTAAGTGTAGGAAATTGCGACCTTAAATATGTCATAAATAATAACTATGACTTTTATAAGGCATCGCGCACTTCTTGCCATGTCGATATTAGTACTGGTGTAAACATGGCTCACGTTGAGATGTTGTTTAGATTGATTGAGGAAGCTCCTGAAAAAATGTTTCAGTTTGCTTTTGTGGTGAACAATACAACTTCGAGCCCTTATTTTCCATCTGCATCATTTGAGAAAAATGGTTTTGCTTTGGGTTTGCAACCTACAGATTTAGCAGAAGGTTGCAGTAGCCTCGAAGAGTGGTTTGCAAACATGCAAAACATTTGGGAAGAGCTTTGCGATGTTTTAAAAGATGAATCTGATTTTTTAGGAATAGATAGTTCAATCGCTCCACTTTTTGAAGGAAACAGTAGCCTTGTACAGTTTATAAAGGAGGTTTATGGGAGTTTTGATACAGCCGTACTTTCAGATGCTTTTATAAAAATTACCTCATTTATTAAAAATAATAATCCTAAACCAGTTGGATTATGTGGTTTAATGCTGCCCTGTTTAGAAGATTTTCTTTTAGCAGATGAATACAAACAAGGCAAATTTTCTTTAGAAAGAAACTTGTTTTTATCTCTACACTCAGGCTTAGGAATAGATACTTATCCCATTGGTACAGATGAGTCTCCCGAAAAAGTATTGAATATATTACAACTTTTAGTAGGGCTTTCTAACAAATATAATAAGCCACTTTCTGCTAGATTTATTTCTGATGGCAAGGCTAAAATTGGAGAGGAAACATCCTTTGATAATCAGTTCCTTAAAGATGTCATAATAAAAGCTTTGTGAGATTTGAAATATCGCTTAAATAAAATGTAGTTGGTAAAATATAGATTTTCTACTAGCGTAGAATCTGATTAGAAACTTAACTACATTTTTTTGCGATGAGATTTTTTATACTAATTGCATTTTTTGTATTCACTTATTTTACTACTGCAGCACAGATCGAAATTTCTGGGGAATACAGGCCTAGAGTCCAGATAAGAAACGGGGTTTTTCGATTACCTGCACCAGATGATACACCATCCATATTTATAGCCCAGCGTTCAAGATTCAATTTTCACTATACTTTCGAAGACAAATTTGAAACCCATTTTTCTTTTCAAGATGTGAGAGTGTGGGGCGATCAAAACCAATTATCAGACGAGCCTTCGGTAGGAGTGTTTGAAGCATGGGCACAAATTAAATTATTTAGCAAATTGAGTTTAAAAGCTGGTAGACAAGAGCTTTTGTACGACGATGGCTATTTGTTTGGAACACTTAACTGGCGCGAAGCTGGGCGTAGCCACGACTTAGGAATTTTTAAATGGGAAGATTCTACTTTTCAAGCCCATTTAGGTATTGCTTTTAATCAGAACAGAGCTGCATTATTTGATGAGCCTTACACCAACGATTATTATAAAAATATGCAGTTTCTATGGTTACATAAAGACTACGAAAAACTTTCACTTTCTTTAATGGCAGTAAACAGAGGTTTGCAAAAAGTAAGTCCAGATACGGCAGTAAATTATACACAAACTCTTGGGGGAGATATCAAATACTTTGGCAGCAATTTAACCTTAACGGGTATTGGATATTACCAAACTGGTGAAGACCTGCAAGACAGAGATGTAAGTGCTTGGTTTTGGTCGCTAAAAGGAGAGATGAAAGTATCAGAAAAGTTGAAAATTCTCTTAGGAGCAGATATGCTTTCTGGAACAAAAAATGGCTTGCTAGACGAAACAACCAATACCAAGAGTAACACTTTTGACATTTTATATGGTTTTAGGCACAGGCATTTTGGCATTATGGATTATTTCTATCTAGGCTATACGCCAGATGCAGGTTTACAAGATTTAATGCTCAAGTTTACCTATAAGCATTCGCCAAAATTCACCAGTAATCTTGATATCCACAATTTCTATTCGCAAACGAATGTGCCAGACCCAAGTGCAACAAACACCGATTTTACTTCTCATCTAGGAGTGGAAGTTGATTATCATTTCTCCTATAAACCTTATGATATGGTCACTGTGCAAGGAGGTTACTCTCAAATGTTTGGAACAGAAACCCTCGCTTATTTAAAAGGTGGGAGCGAAGATGAAATCTCTAACTGGTTCTGGCTGCAAGTTTCAATTAAGCCGGTGCTCTTTAAAGGAAATGTAAATAAACAATAAGCCAGTTTGAAAGCTCTTCATTTTAGTTGAAGAGCTTTTTCAAATGTAATCCTGCTGACATTTTTCTTCCTTTCACCGCTCTAATTTTGTCTGATACTATTGAAATTGATTTTTCGACTAATTATCAGACAACATGTATAAAAAACTACTCATATTTCTGTTTTTCGCACTGTTACTTTATTCGTGTATAGGAACAGACATAGTAGAAGACGAAGTTTTCCCAGAAAATTTGCAAATAACCAGTGCTGCTAGCTCACTTAAAGTAGGAGAAAGCTTCCAGTTTAGAGCCATCTATTTTGGTACTTCTGGCAAAATGGAAGATGTAAACCTAACATGGCGTACAGCTAACCCCAATATTCTTAGCATAGCACAAAGCGGTATTGCCACAGCATTAGATACAGGTACAACCTATGTAATAGTAAGTACTGCATCCATCAGCGATTCTGTAACTGTTACAACTGGTGCAGCTACTGTGGTTTCAGAGACTGAGCGCAGGGGCACTTTTGCAGGTTTGAATAGCTACGATGTAGAAGGCGATTTTATTTTAGAGCAAAAAGGCAGTTCTCTTGAGTTAACATTCTCTGGTAATTTTAGTGCAACACAAGGTCCGGGTTTACATGTGTATCTCACCAATAATAATAATAGTGTAAGCGGAGGAGTCGATCTTGGCGAGCTTAAAGCCAACAGTGGTGCGCAAACTTATGAGATCGAAGATACAGAACTCTTTAATGCTTACAGTTATATTATGATCTATTGCCAGCCATTTGGTGTGCCTTTCGGTTTGGGTACCTTCGATAACTAAGCATTCTCGCATCCATTTCATTCTTCATTTATCATCATCAAGAAATAACAATGAATACAGTTTACAAAATCTCATTTGCCTTTATATTATTCATAATGGGCTTACAAGCTCATGCAGGAGGTGGTTGGCCGCAACCTAAAAACAGCGGTTACTTTAAATTGGGGCAGTATGGAATAATTGCCGATAATTATTTTACACCTGCCGGAGATATTGTAGATATTACCACCACAGGTTATTATTCCACTTATGTATATGGAGAATATGGTTTAACAGACAGACTAACAGCCGTAGTATATTTCCCATTTTTCAGTAGATCAACCTTAAACCGATTAGAAGATAGTGAAGGAAATCTAATACAAGAAGGCGAATCGGTTAATTCAATAGGAGATACGGATGTGAGCCTGAAATATAACATTATAAATAAATCGGTAGCAGTTTCTGTGGCGCTAACTGTAGGCTTGCCCTTAGGAAATGCTGCTGGCGGTACCAGTGGATTGCTGCAAACAGGAGATGGAGAATTTAACCAAATGCTGAGTGTAGAAGCTGGCAAATCTTTAGGTAGTGATGGTAAATATTATGTGAGTGGTATGTTGGGTTTCAACAACCGAACAGAGGGTTTTTCTGATGAATTTAGGTATAGTTTAGAAGGGGGGGCACATTTTGGCAAATGGTGGAGTATTTTAAGAATGTACGGTATAAAATCTTTTAAAAATAGTTCTGATTCTTTTCAGCCAAATAATGGGATTTTTAGTAATGATATAGAATATGTAAGTGTCTCACCAGAAGTGGTTTATGAAGCTAAAGAGAACTGGGGCGTGAGCCTTGGTGCAGGCTTTGCTTTTAATGCAAAAAGGGTTTTAGCAGCGCCCGCATTTACTGCTGGAATTTATCTTAAAATATGATTGAAAAATTTAATATGAATAACTTTTTAATTTTTGTGGAAAGATTGAGTATAAATCTATTAATGATTAATTTGCATGAGATATTTTGATTTTTACGAGATGAAAAACTTAATTTTTTTAACTGCAATTTTATTTACGCTCTTTTCCTGTGGCCAGCAAAATGAGGTAAAAAATAATGATACTGCTCAAGCTGAAACTAAAGTAGCAGCGGTATATCCAGAAGTATTAAGTGAGGCTTTAGATGCACATGGTGGTTTGGAAACATGGCAATTTTTTGGAACATTGGAATACGAAATGGTTTCTGGTGATAAAAGTGAATATCAGCTTTTTGACCTAAAAGAAAGGAAGTCGCTTATTATTTCAGATGCCTATAAACTTGGCTTTGATGGATCTCAGGCTTGGGTAGTACCGAGCAAAGAAGCAATGGGAAGAAACTCTATTCGCTTTTACCATAATCTAAACTTTTATTTTTTTGCAATTCCATTTGTGTTAACCGATCCCGGTATTAAATACGAAGAGATGGAAGATATAACAATGGATAGTGTGGATTATAAAGTGCTCAAGATCAGTTATGAGGCAAACGTGGGAGATTCACCAGATGATAATTACGTCTGCTATTTTAATAAGGAAACTAAAATGCTAGATTTTATCCGCTATACAGTTACTTATTTTTCTAAAGAATCTTCAGATAAATTTAATGCTTTAAAATACGATGAGTGGCAAGAAGTAAATGGCTTAAAAGTACCCTTAAAAATGTCATCTTATAAATGGGAAGATGGGCAATTTGGAGAAATAAGAGGCGAAAAAACATTCAAAAACGTAGTATTTAGTAAAGGATCACCTCTAGCAGATGTATTTACTATGCCAGAAGGCGCAGAAGTAGAAAGTACTCCAGCCAACTAATTTATCGAAAAAATACCTTGATTTATATAAAGCTCTTCTGTTAATCAGAAAGAGCTTTTTTTATTAATTTTTTTCAAAAAATTTATTCTGTTACCTAGTGACTTATTATGCATATTAAAGTCTGTAAGGTGAATGTATTAGATGCTAATTTTTAAAGTTGAGTTCGAAAGAAATAAAATGGTAAAAATCGGTTTTGTAAAATTAGTTTATATTAAAAAGTTGTAGAAGATCTTTAATATAAAAGTACATTCAGAAATAAAGATCAGAAAAGTCTGATTTCTTTTAAAGCATAATGATGAGGTTAAAAGAAATAATAAACACTCTTGAGCAACAGGGTGTTTACCTTCTATTAATCTCAGTAGGTCCTGACATTGTAACTGTATTAGATCGGATATTTTTCGAATAGAAAATTAGAAAAAGGAAGAGAAAATATATAATTGCAATACAAATGGCAGGTGATCGGTTGAGTCGATTTTCTGCCTTTTATTTTGTCTGGGCAATAAAATTTTAGATAAGAAATTTGCTTTTAATAGATAATTTATAGCATTTTTAATTAGTCAGATCACACAGGTTACATCAATTGCAGATTACGAATGATTGATACTAGCAGAATTAATTTAGTTCCATTTTCAGAAGAGGCTTACAAGGCTATATTTAATAATAACTTAGATGTGCTTGCCGAAATTCTTGAAATTGAAGACCCCGCTTTGTGGACAGCAGATGAGGAGGTGAGGGAAAATATTCCAAATTACTATCAGGAGTTTATAGATAGTGGAGGAAACATTATTTGGGGTTCATTTTTTTATGTTTTAAAAGACAGTAAAAAACTGGCTGGCACAGGAGGTTTTAAAGGCATTCCTGATAAAAATGGCGTGGTAGAAATCGGGTACGAAATTCTTCCTGGTTTTAAAAACATGGGTTATGCCACAGAAGCAGCAGATGCTTTGGTGCATCATGCTTTTGAACATCATGCAAGCAGTGTGAGAGCGTATACAACACCAGACGAAAATGCATCAATTTATGTGCTTAGAAAACTGGGAATGAAATACGTTGAAAATATACCCGATCCAGTAAAAGGTGAAATCTGGAAATGGGAAATTAATAGACCTCTAAATTTTTTATAAAGTTGAAGCAGATAAAAAAGCTTGATCTGGGTGAGTTCGAGAAGGGAACTGTCACCCGTTGTTGGTTACATATTGTAAACAATGGATTAGGGGAACCCGTAAGAATTCCCATTATAGTGGCCAAAGGTAAAAAGGATGGCCCAGTATTAGGCTTAACTGCGGCTTTGCACGGAAACGAACTCAATGGTATTCCTGTAATTCAGCGTATTTTTAAATACTTGGATATGGACCAACTCTGTGGCACTTTAGTAGGAGTAATGGTTGTAAACGTACCTTCTGTTCATTTAGAAAGAAGAGAAGCACCAGATGGCACAGACCTAAATAGAATTGCTCCGGGTGTTGCAAATGGTAATATTAGTCAGGTATATATCCATAGAGTTATAGATAGAATTGTAAAGCATTTTGATTTTCTGATCGACCTGCATACTGCCTCTTTTGGTAGGGTTAACTCTTTTTATGTAAGAGCAGATATGTCTGATGAGCAAACTGCCCGTATGGCAAGATTGCAAAACGCAGAAATCATATTAAACAATCATCCTAACGATACTACGCTAAGAGGTGCCGCTGCTTCATTGGGTATCAAATCTGTTACATTGGAATTAAAAGACCCACATTTGTTTCAGTACGATGTAATTGAGCATAGTATAGAAGGTATACACAATGTTTTTTACGACTTAGGAATGCAAGAAGGTTCCATTACATGTGGAATTAAAGATACGATTTTATGCGAAAGTTCTTACTGGATGTATACCGACGAAGGAGGCCTCTTATATGTATATTCTGATATAGCTCAGGAAATAAAAAAAGGAGAGCGAGTAGCTTCAGTAAGAAACATGTTCGGAGATGTAACTAAAGAATATTTTGCTAAAGAAGATGGTATTATAATAGGTAAAAGTACAAACCCGATTAATCAAACAGGTAGCCGAATTATACATCTGGGCTTGAACTATCATTCAGTGCCCTGCTTAGTTAGATAAACTTATTTTTTTAACTGTGATTGAAACCATACATCATTCGGGGTTCCAGCATGAAAATCACTGGTATCCCAAACTTATAAACACACAAATTAATCCTCTGGTAAGCCATTTTTTCAAAATGGACATTAAGCGAATAGTTACCAGATATTGTCATTTGCATCCGTCTGTAAAGCCTTCTTATCTCGAAGAGCTTTTTACCTATAAACCGCAGTATTTTTTCTGGTCTGGTGGCGACTTAATTAACGTTACTTCCAGCACTGGTAAAAGGCAAATGGTTTTGATAGAAACCAACTCATGTCCATCAGGTCAAAAATCTACTCCTTTGTTAGATGATTTTGATGAATATGGAGGTTATAGCAAACTGATTGCTGGTGGTGTACAAAATTTCTTAAAAGGCAAGCGAATGAGCTCTGGCGTACTCGCTGTTTTTTACGATAAAAACCCAATGGAGTCTTCAGGTTATGCCCATGCACTTTCTAATCATTATAATGAAAAAGTGTATCTGGTAAAATTTTTTAATGGCGAGTCTAACGACCATGTAAAACTAGAAGATAATAAATTTCATATTCTAGTAGATGGAGAGTGGTTGCCGGTAAGGTTTGTATTTAGATATCTTACTCAAAAGCCTTGGAACAGATTACCTGTAGACTGTAAAACGCTCATATTTAACCCAATTGTTACCTGTTTAGCTGGTGGTAGAAACAAGTTGTTGGCTTCCAAAGCCTACGACTTTTTTAATGCAGAATTAGGAACTCACCACTTACAAATTAATACTCCAGAAACTCATATGAACATCAGGCAAGAAGAAATTCCTTACTGGTATGAGAAATTTGGAGGGCATTTGGTAGTGAAAAGTCCTTATTCTAATGCAGGGCAAGGTGTATTCTTGATAAGTAATAGAAGTGAGCTAGACATATTTATGAATACTTCATTTGATTACGAATCATTTATTGTTCAAAGTTTAATTGGCAATCACCTTTGGAGTTCGGTAAGTGAGAAGGGCAAGTTGTACCATGTAGGTACTTTGCCAGATAAAAATAACCTTACTTATGTGTCTGATTTGCGAATGATGGTTCACTATACATCTACGGGTTTTAAACCATTGTGTATGTATGCAAGAAGGGCAGAAGAGCCGCTTCCAGATACATTACAAGGTCATAATACATGGTCTGTACTCGGTACTAACATCTCTGTAAAAAAAGGAGAAAACATGTGGGATTATGATGTAAAAAGGCTAATCACACTTGACAGGCGCGATTTTAACAAATTGGGTTTGGGCATGGACGACCTTATTGAAGCTTTTATGCAAACCATATTTGCTACCATTGCTATAGACAAACTGGCTGGCACTTTGGTAAACAAAAAAGAAAGAAAGCTAAAAAGAAGACTTTTTTATTCATTAAACCCAGACAAAGGTTTATTAGATGAGATAATGAAATAGTTAAATCAAGCAGCAAAGTTTAAGCTGGTTTGCAATAAATTAAATAATAATTCATGCAAAGGTAAAGACTTTGCAATATGCTGTTAAAGCACTATGTGTAGTTTTGAAGTTCGGCATTTCAACAACATGAACAAGAATTAGCAGCTGTATATGAAATTGGGACCAGTATTAACTTCGCTGCTTGAAATCTACGATAAATCACCAGTATTTAAGCTTTCCAAAGAGGATAGGTTAGTGATTTTTAGTGACATGCACATGGGTAATGGCAAAGGTAACGACGACTTTGTACCTAACTCTGAGCTGTTTCTTCATGCATTAAAAGAGTACTATTATCCACTAGGTCATAAAGTAGTACTCAATGGCGATATCGAAGAATTACAAAGATTCGATTGGTATAAGATTTATGCAAAATGGCAGAAGATATATGAGCAGTTCGATCGGTTTGCAGCCGAAGACCGACTAATTAAAACCATTGGTAATCACGACATTGGTTTACTTAGTCAAGAAATTAAAGATTACCCTTATCCGCTACACGAAGGTATCCGCTTCAATTATAAAGACAACGATATCTTTATATTCCATGGGCATCAGGCATCAAAGAAATACAATCTTCATAATGCCCTAATTGGATATACTTTACGCTATCTGGCTAATCCGTTAGGGATAAAAAATTATTCAGTTTCACACAGTAGCAGAAAACAGTTTAAGATTGAGCAAAATGCCTATAATTTCTCTGTAAATAAAAAAGTAATGTCTGTAATTGGGCATACTCACCGCCCCTTATTTGAGTCTCTCCCAAAAATCCAAAGGCTAAAATATCGTATCGAAGGACTTTGCCG
The window above is part of the Chondrinema litorale genome. Proteins encoded here:
- a CDS encoding YHYH protein; this encodes MKYLKLPLLFLIGLCLSLISCDDSGDENDIQSEEETCINSVTYEIDNGTACNNTPSASSIYELKTVGNTVEVTFNYIPPHKVLGNVTANQKIFTFTATPTLANETTPVANTSYNGKTGYLGWVFGIAKTGVPFDPVAAEGWLDLSTGDQNYEWNLEVLSSNAGLTYDCNNAHDLSRYHYHGTPIEYIKTIEDGASHSALLGYAADGFPIYYKYGYADPDNANSSIVALTSSYSVKAGCRPGDGVIAPDGAYDGSYVADYEFIDGQGDLDECNGRWAKTPEFPDGTYVYYITDEFPSIPRCFAGTPSEDFKVQP
- a CDS encoding RNA polymerase sigma factor, translated to MNSHEDIIQAVVLGDKKAFQELYLAFHVKVYNTALGYVQNEGDAEEITQDVFVKIHQYAANFKGQSQVSTWIYRITVNTSLNFLKKKNRFAIFRFGKPDTNKPDFEHPGVLLENKEKSKILFKTIQSLPDNQKTAFILCYVEDLPQQEVADIMEISLKAVESLLQRAKKNLRKKLDFFAPNRRKNK
- a CDS encoding DUF711 family protein, which produces MPKKIIRSLCLFTEKLASDANDKLTELQKKLEAEGFLIQTKRICTNGKDFAKLELFYPEKDILLSVGNCDLKYVINNNYDFYKASRTSCHVDISTGVNMAHVEMLFRLIEEAPEKMFQFAFVVNNTTSSPYFPSASFEKNGFALGLQPTDLAEGCSSLEEWFANMQNIWEELCDVLKDESDFLGIDSSIAPLFEGNSSLVQFIKEVYGSFDTAVLSDAFIKITSFIKNNNPKPVGLCGLMLPCLEDFLLADEYKQGKFSLERNLFLSLHSGLGIDTYPIGTDESPEKVLNILQLLVGLSNKYNKPLSARFISDGKAKIGEETSFDNQFLKDVIIKAL
- a CDS encoding alginate export family protein; this translates as MRFFILIAFFVFTYFTTAAQIEISGEYRPRVQIRNGVFRLPAPDDTPSIFIAQRSRFNFHYTFEDKFETHFSFQDVRVWGDQNQLSDEPSVGVFEAWAQIKLFSKLSLKAGRQELLYDDGYLFGTLNWREAGRSHDLGIFKWEDSTFQAHLGIAFNQNRAALFDEPYTNDYYKNMQFLWLHKDYEKLSLSLMAVNRGLQKVSPDTAVNYTQTLGGDIKYFGSNLTLTGIGYYQTGEDLQDRDVSAWFWSLKGEMKVSEKLKILLGADMLSGTKNGLLDETTNTKSNTFDILYGFRHRHFGIMDYFYLGYTPDAGLQDLMLKFTYKHSPKFTSNLDIHNFYSQTNVPDPSATNTDFTSHLGVEVDYHFSYKPYDMVTVQGGYSQMFGTETLAYLKGGSEDEISNWFWLQVSIKPVLFKGNVNKQ
- a CDS encoding DM13 domain-containing protein, yielding MYKKLLIFLFFALLLYSCIGTDIVEDEVFPENLQITSAASSLKVGESFQFRAIYFGTSGKMEDVNLTWRTANPNILSIAQSGIATALDTGTTYVIVSTASISDSVTVTTGAATVVSETERRGTFAGLNSYDVEGDFILEQKGSSLELTFSGNFSATQGPGLHVYLTNNNNSVSGGVDLGELKANSGAQTYEIEDTELFNAYSYIMIYCQPFGVPFGLGTFDN
- a CDS encoding DUF6503 family protein, which codes for MKNLIFLTAILFTLFSCGQQNEVKNNDTAQAETKVAAVYPEVLSEALDAHGGLETWQFFGTLEYEMVSGDKSEYQLFDLKERKSLIISDAYKLGFDGSQAWVVPSKEAMGRNSIRFYHNLNFYFFAIPFVLTDPGIKYEEMEDITMDSVDYKVLKISYEANVGDSPDDNYVCYFNKETKMLDFIRYTVTYFSKESSDKFNALKYDEWQEVNGLKVPLKMSSYKWEDGQFGEIRGEKTFKNVVFSKGSPLADVFTMPEGAEVESTPAN
- a CDS encoding GNAT family N-acetyltransferase; the encoded protein is MIDTSRINLVPFSEEAYKAIFNNNLDVLAEILEIEDPALWTADEEVRENIPNYYQEFIDSGGNIIWGSFFYVLKDSKKLAGTGGFKGIPDKNGVVEIGYEILPGFKNMGYATEAADALVHHAFEHHASSVRAYTTPDENASIYVLRKLGMKYVENIPDPVKGEIWKWEINRPLNFL
- a CDS encoding succinylglutamate desuccinylase/aspartoacylase family protein gives rise to the protein MKQIKKLDLGEFEKGTVTRCWLHIVNNGLGEPVRIPIIVAKGKKDGPVLGLTAALHGNELNGIPVIQRIFKYLDMDQLCGTLVGVMVVNVPSVHLERREAPDGTDLNRIAPGVANGNISQVYIHRVIDRIVKHFDFLIDLHTASFGRVNSFYVRADMSDEQTARMARLQNAEIILNNHPNDTTLRGAAASLGIKSVTLELKDPHLFQYDVIEHSIEGIHNVFYDLGMQEGSITCGIKDTILCESSYWMYTDEGGLLYVYSDIAQEIKKGERVASVRNMFGDVTKEYFAKEDGIIIGKSTNPINQTGSRIIHLGLNYHSVPCLVR